The sequence below is a genomic window from Bacteroidales bacterium MB20-C3-3.
TAAAGAATACACTCCACTCTCATTCGCTTCAGAAATGGGATTAAATATGGATGACTATGTTGAAATTACATCTCTTTCTCATATTCCTTTCTATGAAAAATCCGTAATAGAAGTTCCTGATAACTGGGATTTTGGAAGATTTTGGAATGTACCTCTTGAAGATTTTATGGCAATAATTGACAACTCTCTGTCAAATGGTTATGCTGTTTGCTGGGATGGTGATGTAAGTGAGAAAGGATTTTCTCATAAGAACGGAGTTGCAATTAATCCAGTTCAGGAAAATATTGAAGAGGCTCTGAAGTTTGAAAAAATATGTAAAGAGATCTCTGTTGATCAAAAAATCAGGCAAACCGGTTATGAGAATTTCACAACAACAGATGATCACCTGATGCTTCTTACAGGTATAAGTAAAGACCAGAATGGGAATAAATACTATATCACTAAAAACTCATGGGGAACAGAAAGAAACTCAATGGGTGGCTATCTTAATATGTCAGAAAGTTTTGTCAGAGCAAAAAGTATTTCCATTATGGTTCACAAGAACTCAATTCCAAAAGAGATCAGAAAAAAACTCAATTTCTAATTAAAAATATTTCAACATAATGAAAATAAGGGGTTCTATACCAAACTTTATCACATCTCTTAATCTTTTATGCGGAGTATTAGCCGTCACTTTTTCTTTCAGGGGGGAAGAGATTTGGGCTGTATATTGTGTTTTAGTTGCCGCACTATTTGATTTCCTTGATGGGTTTTCGGCAAGATTATTAAAAGCATACTCCCCAATGGGAAAAGAGCTTGATTCTTTAGCCGATTTAATAAGTTTTGGTATGGTTCCGGCCGTTTTGATTATGAATCGCTATGAAAGAATTTTGGGAGTCGTAACTGATGGCTCTGCTTATCAAACGGCTCTCTCTTTTCTTTCTTATATTCCTGTGATAATTGTACTTTTTTCAGCTTTAAGACTTGCAAAATTTAATATAGACACCAGGCAGAGTTCGGGATTTATCGGATTACCTACTCCGGCAAATGCACTGCTTATTATTGGACTTATTCATTTTACAAATGTTAATAATGTTTTTGAAAATATTGAATACGACCTCTGGTTTTGGCCTCTTCTTTCATTAATACTATCCACATTGCTAGTTGCTGAAATTCCAATGTTCTCTCTAAAATTCAGGTCCTTGAAGTGGAGCGAAAATAAAACCGTTTACAGCTTTATCATCTTTGGTTTTATCTCTGCTGTAATATTTGCTTTTTTGTCTGTTATCTGGTCCGGATGGGTAGTTCTTATCTTCATCTCATACATTATATTTAATCTTCTTAACTATCTTATATCCAGAAACATCTGATTTATTGTGAAAGAACTAAACGCTGAATTGGAAAACATTAAACTTCTTATGAAGAAGAGGGAGTTAATGTCCATCCTGGACAATAGCTTCAACATGATTGCAAATATTGATCTTGACGGCAAGATAATCTTTTGCAATGAGGCATACCATGAAATCCTTGGTTTTCAGAAAGATGAACTAATTGACACTTCATTTTATAACCTTCTCCACCCATCTGAAAGAAGCAAGATTAAAGAGCAAATATTCACTCAGCTTATAAACGACAGCAAAGGCAGGGCAGAATCTTTACTCCTTACAAAAGAGGGTTACTATAAATTCGCTGAACATAAATACAGGCTCTTACCGGGAGGTACTAACGGAAAGGATACAATTGTAGTATCATCTCAGGATAATACTGAGAAAAGGCGTTCTGATATGGTTCTGAAGGTACAGAGAAATCTAGCAAACTCTGTGGTCTCGTCAAACTCATTCACTGACTACTACAACACAATTGTAAGAGAACTTAATACTGTAATGGAGGTAAATAATCTCTTTATTGCATTTTACGATGAGGAGAGAAAATTACTTAAGGTTGCAGGAATGACTGATGAAAATGAGAGAATTGAGTCTTTTCCCGAGAATATGTCTCTAACCGGATACATGTTAAGAGGTAAGAAAGCAGCAATATATTATTATGACGATATTATTGAACTTAGTAACGAGGGTAAAGTAGCTCTTATGGGAACCGTATCTCAGGTATGGCTTGGCTCACCAATTAAATGCGGAGATACCATAACTGGGGCTATTGTCATACAGAATTACAATTCAAAAGATGCATTTTCCAAACTTGACATTGAGATTATTGAAATTGTAGCAAATGAAATTGCAAATTTCATGGAAATTAAATCTGCAGAGGAGGCATCACACAAACTTAACATTGCTGTTATTCAATCTCCCGCATCAGTTTTAATAACTGACGCCTCAGGAAAAATTGAATTTGTTAACCCAAAATTCTCCGAACTAACAGGATATGAAATAAACGAAGTTATTGGATCAAACCCAAGGATTCTTAATTCAGGAACGCACTCAAAAGAGATGTATCATAATTTGTGGAGCACTATTTCTTCCGGGGGCGAATGGAGAGGAGAGATTAAAAACAAGAAAAAAAATGGAGAGTTCTATTGGGAAGATGTATCCATCTCTCCAATTTTTAACGATGAAGGTAAAATTATAAACTATGTAGGAGTTAAAGAGGATATTACTGACCGGAAAAAACTAATTGGAGACCTGATTGAGGCTAAGGAGAGAGCAGAGGAGAGTGATCGTCTGAAAACAGCTTTTCTTCAGAATATAAGTCACGAAATAAGAACTCCAATGAATAGTATTATGGGATTTATTGAACTACTTCAGGATCCGGATACCACTGGCGATGAGAGGAGGGAATATATTGAGATTATTGAAAAAAGCGGAAACCGAATGCTTGGAACAATAAATGATATTATTAACATTTCAAAAATTGAGGCAGGAATAGTATCCT
It includes:
- a CDS encoding C1 family peptidase yields the protein MKKLLIAVSILLLSSAFTSFAQGYIFTDVVKVPATPVKNQASSGTCWSYATAAFIESELLRNGKGEHDISEMFAVRINYLNKMNDNYLRRGNGNLGQGSLAHMFTNIVKRHGMIPQEAYNGINYQSELNNHRELNKYITAFSAAAVELKQKSPQYDILAESILDTYLGKVPEKFNYRGKEYTPLSFASEMGLNMDDYVEITSLSHIPFYEKSVIEVPDNWDFGRFWNVPLEDFMAIIDNSLSNGYAVCWDGDVSEKGFSHKNGVAINPVQENIEEALKFEKICKEISVDQKIRQTGYENFTTTDDHLMLLTGISKDQNGNKYYITKNSWGTERNSMGGYLNMSESFVRAKSISIMVHKNSIPKEIRKKLNF
- a CDS encoding PAS domain S-box protein, yielding MKELNAELENIKLLMKKRELMSILDNSFNMIANIDLDGKIIFCNEAYHEILGFQKDELIDTSFYNLLHPSERSKIKEQIFTQLINDSKGRAESLLLTKEGYYKFAEHKYRLLPGGTNGKDTIVVSSQDNTEKRRSDMVLKVQRNLANSVVSSNSFTDYYNTIVRELNTVMEVNNLFIAFYDEERKLLKVAGMTDENERIESFPENMSLTGYMLRGKKAAIYYYDDIIELSNEGKVALMGTVSQVWLGSPIKCGDTITGAIVIQNYNSKDAFSKLDIEIIEIVANEIANFMEIKSAEEASHKLNIAVIQSPASVLITDASGKIEFVNPKFSELTGYEINEVIGSNPRILNSGTHSKEMYHNLWSTISSGGEWRGEIKNKKKNGEFYWEDVSISPIFNDEGKIINYVGVKEDITDRKKLIGDLIEAKERAEESDRLKTAFLQNISHEIRTPMNSIMGFIELLQDPDTTGDERREYIEIIEKSGNRMLGTINDIINISKIEAGIVSLSIGEVDMKGLLYEIAGVFKPEVEKKGMHIFTDMPDLSQKHIISGDQEKIYAIYSNLVKNAIKYSCEGTITVGYRIKRDYAECFVRDTGIGISKDKQEKIFERFTRVDESKSVEGAGIGLSIVKGYLDLMKGKISLNSVPGTGSEFIFTIPFRASQFD
- the pssA gene encoding CDP-diacylglycerol--serine O-phosphatidyltransferase, encoding MKIRGSIPNFITSLNLLCGVLAVTFSFRGEEIWAVYCVLVAALFDFLDGFSARLLKAYSPMGKELDSLADLISFGMVPAVLIMNRYERILGVVTDGSAYQTALSFLSYIPVIIVLFSALRLAKFNIDTRQSSGFIGLPTPANALLIIGLIHFTNVNNVFENIEYDLWFWPLLSLILSTLLVAEIPMFSLKFRSLKWSENKTVYSFIIFGFISAVIFAFLSVIWSGWVVLIFISYIIFNLLNYLISRNI